One genomic window of Cydia pomonella isolate Wapato2018A chromosome 6, ilCydPomo1, whole genome shotgun sequence includes the following:
- the LOC133518979 gene encoding general odorant-binding protein 83a-like, with product MSRSLPVLCALVALACGGKETPVFSDEIKEIIQHVHNECVGKTGVAEEDIANCENGIFKEDTKLKCYMFCLLEEASLVDENDTVDYEMMVSLIPEQYSDRVSKMIFACKHLDTPDKDKCQRAFDVHKCSYSKDPDLYFLF from the exons ATGTCCAGGTCGCTGCCAGTGCTCTGCGCGCTGGTAGCTCTGGCTTGCGGAGGAAAGGAAACGCCA GTCTTCAGTGATGAAATCAAAGAAATAATACAACACGTTCACAACGAGTGCGTCGGCAAGACCGGGGTCGCCGAGG AGGATATAGCGAATTGCGAAAACGGCATATTTAAGGAGGACACCAAATTGAAGTGCTATATGTTTTGCCTGCTGGAAGAAGCGAGTCTC GTGGATGAAAACGATACGGTAGATTACGAAATGATGGTGAGCCTGATCCCCGAGCAGTACTCCGACAGAGTTTCCAAGATGATTTTTGCGTGCAAACATTTAG ATACACCTGACAAAGATAAATGCCAAAGGGCATTTGACGTTCACAAATGTTCATATTCGAAGGATCCAGAT TTATATTTCTTATTCTAG